In a single window of the Drosophila subpulchrella strain 33 F10 #4 breed RU33 chromosome X, RU_Dsub_v1.1 Primary Assembly, whole genome shotgun sequence genome:
- the LOC119557496 gene encoding protein white: MGQEDQELLIRGGSKHPSAEHLNNGDSGGASQSCINQGFGQAKNYGTLRPPSPPEDSGSGSGQLAENLTYAWHNLDIFGAVNQPGSGWRQLVNRTRGLFCNERHIPAPRKHLLKNVCGVAYPGELLAVMGSSGAGKTTLLNALAFRSPQGIQVSPSGVRLLNGQPVDAKEMQARCAYVQQDDLFIGSLTAREHLIFQAMVRMPRHLTYRQRVARVDQVIQELSLSKCQHTIIGVPGRVKGLSGGERKRLAFASEALTDPPLLICDEPTSGLDSFTAHSVVQVLKKLSQKGKTVILTIHQPSSELFELFDKILLMAEGRVAFLGTPSEAVDFFSYVGAQCPTNYNPADFYVQVLAVVPGREIESRDRIAKICDNFAISKIARDMEQLLATKNLEKPLEQPENGYTYKATWFMQFRAVLWRSWLSVLKEPLLVKVRLIQTTMVAILIGLIFLGQQLTQVGVMNINGAIFLFLTNMTFQNVFATINVFTSELPVFMREARSRLYRCDTYFLGKTIAELPLFLTVPLVFTAIAYPMIGLRAGVLHFLNCLALVTLVANVSTSFGYLISCASSSTSMALSVGPPVIIPFLLFGGFFLNSGSVPVYLKWLSYLSWFRYANEGLLINQWADVEPGEITCTSSNTTCPSSGKVILETLNFSAADLPLDYVGLAILIVSFRVFAYLALRLRARRKE, translated from the exons ATGGGCCAAGAGGATCAGGAGCTATTAATCCGCGGCGGCAGCAAACACCCATCCGCCGAGCATCTGAACAAT GGTGACAGTGGAGGGGCTTCGCAGAGCTGCATCAACCAGGGCTTTGGGCAGGCCAAGAACTACGGCACTCTGCGACCGCCCAGTCCGCCGGAGGACTCCGGATCGGGAAGTGGCCAGCTGGCGGAGAACCTCACCTACGCCTGGCACAACCTGGACATTTTTGGGGCGGTCAATCAGCCGGGATCCGGATGGCGGCAGCTGGTCAACCGGACACGCGGGCTCTTCTGCAACGAGCGACACATCCCGGCGCCCAGGAAACATCTCCTCAAGAACG TTTGCGGCGTGGCCTATCCGGGTGAGTTGCTGGCCGTGATGGGCAGTTCCGGGGCCGGGAAGACGACCCTGCTGAATGCCCTGGCCTTCCGATCGCCGCAGGGCATCCAGGTGTCGCCGTCCGGGGTGCGACTCCTCAACGGCCAGCCGGTGGACGCCAAGGAGATGCAGGCCAGATGCGCCTACGTCCAGCAGGACGACCTCTTCATCGGCTCGCTGACGGCCAGGGAGCACCTGATCTTCCAGGCCATGGTGCGGATGCCACGGCACTTGACCTATCGACAGCGGGTGGCCCGAGTGGACCAGGTCATCCAGGAGCTGTCGCTCAGCAAGTGCCAGCACACGATTATCGGAGTGCCGGGCAGGGTGAAAGGTCTTTCGGGCGGAGAGAGGAAGCGACTGGCCTTCGCCTCGGAGGCCCTGACCGATCCACCGCTCCTCATCTGCGATGAGCCCACCTCCGGACTGGACTCCTTCACCGCCCACAGCGTCGTCCAGGTGCTGAAGAAGCTGTCGCAGAAGGGCAAGACCGTCATCCTGACCATCCACCAGCCATCCTCCGAACTCTTCGAGCTCTTCGACAAGATCCTGCTGATGGCCGAGGGCAGGGTCGCCTTTCTGGGCACTCCCAGCGAAGCCGTCGACTTTTTCTCATA CGTGGGAGCCCAGTGTCCCACAAACTACAATCCGGCTGACTTTTACGTGCAGGTCCTGGCCGTAGTGCCTGGTCGGGAGATCGAGTCccgggatcgtattgcgaagATCTGCGACAATTTTGCCATTAGCAAAATAGCCCGGGATATGGAACAGTTGTTGGCCACCAAAAACTTGGAGAAGCCACTGGAACAGCCAGAGAATGGCTACACCTACAAGGCCACCTGGTTCATGCAATTCCGGGCTGTCCTGTGGCGATCCTGGCTGTCGGTGCTCAAGGAACCACTCCTGGTCAAAGTTCGACTCATCCAGACAACG ATGGTTGCCATCTTGATTGGCCTCATCTTTTTGGGCCAACAATTAACGCAAGTGGGCGTGATGAATATCAACGGAGCCATCTTCCTCTTCCTGACCAACATGACCTTCCAAAATGTCTTTGCCACGATTAAT GTGTTCACCTCAGAGCTGCCAGTTTTTATGAGGGAGGCCCGGAGTCGACTCTATCGATGTGACACCTACTTTCTGGGCAAGACCATTGCCGAACTGCCGCTATTTCTCACCGTGCCTTTGGTCTTTACGGCGATTGCCTATCCGATGATTGGCCTGCGGGCCGGAGTGCTGCACTTCCTCAACTGCCTGGCACTGGTCACCCTGGTGGCCAATGTATCCACTTCCTTTGGATACCTGATATCCTGCGCCAGCTCATCGACGTCGATGGCCCTGTCCGTGGGTCCGCCGGTCATAATACCCTTCCTGCTGTTCGGCGGCTTCTTTTTGAACTCGGGATCGGTGCCGGTATACCTCAAATGGCTGTCGTATCTCTCATGGTTCCGGTACGCCAACGAGGGCCTCCTTATCAACCAGTGGGCGGACGTGGAGCCCGGCGAGATCACGTGCACCTCGTCGAACACCACGTGCCCCAGTTCCGGCAAGGTCATCCTGGAGACACTCAACTTCTCCGCCGCCGATCTGCCGCTGGATTACGTCGGTCTGGCCATCCTCATCGTGAGCTTCCGGGTATTCGCCTATCTGGCTCTACGACTTCGGGCCAGGCGCAAGGAGTAG
- the LOC119557699 gene encoding transmembrane protein 120 homolog produces the protein MNIDSLKNEWEELNNEYAELESCNRRYIELLEQLHSHQQICFNEIKHQRYRMNQISASLRQFKGHSVPAEDKEKVDDLQKMTLKRKAQLHEIEQSLPAKSGRYLQIILGDVNVSILNRNDKVRYKDDYEKFKLILNVIGLIMAFFNLIFNYRALELAFIFLLVWYYCTLTIRESILKVNGSRIKGWWRAHHFISTVAAGVLLVWPQGEHWQIFRMQFMYFNVYISIVQYLQFGYQKGLLYRLKALGERHNMDITIEGFHSWMWRGLSFLLPFLFIGYGFQAYNAWTLYKLAYSPADAPWHVAVMCGLFLLLFVGNMATTLWVVPEKIRERAKERYRLQSMGKSMKLRKEMKNSASDLDISSGSKLSPTGVTTTSIATATQTPADKKEI, from the exons ATGAATATTGATTCATTGAAAAACGAGTGGGAGGAACTCAATAATGAGTATGCCGAACTGGAG AGTTGCAACAGGCGGTACATTGAGCTGCTGGAACAGCTGCACAGCCACCAACAAATCTGCTTCAATGAGATCAAGCATCAGCGGTACCGCATGAACCAGATATCGGCGTCTCTGCGACA GTTCAAAGGCCACTCCGTTCCGGCGGAGGACAAGGAAAAGGTCGATGACCTGCAAAAGATGACCTTGAAGCGCAAGGCGCAACTGCACGAAATTGAGCAATCCTTACCAGCGAAATCCGGCCGTTACTTGCAG ataatcctgggcgatgtgAATGTCTCGATTCTGAACAGAAACGACAAAGTTCGCTATAAAGATGACTATGAAAAGTTTAAATTAATACTCAACGTAATTGGACTGATAATGGCCTTCTTCAATTTGATATTCAACTACAG GGCCCTGGAGCTGGCCTTCATATTCCTGCTGGTCTGGTACTACTGCACGCTGACCATCCGCGAGTCCATCCTGAAGGTGAACGGATCGAGGATCAAGGGCTGGTGGCGGGCCCACCACTTCATCTCCACGGTGGCCGCCGGTGTTCTTTTGGTTTGGCCCCAGGGCGAGCACTGGCAGATCTTCCGGATGCAGTTCATGTACTTCAACGTCTACATCA GCATCGTGCAGTATCTGCAGTTCGGCTACCAGAAGGGCCTGCTCTACCGACTGAAGGCCCTCGGGGAGCGGCACAACATGGACATCACCATCGAGGGCTTCCACTCGTGGATGTGGCGCGGCCTGAGCTTCCTGCTGCCCTTCCTGTTCATCGGCTATGGCTTCCAGGCGTACAACGCCTGGACGCTCTATAAGCTGGCCTACAGCCCGGCGGACGCACCGTGGCACGTGGCCGTGATGTGCGGACTGTTCCTGCTGCTGTTCGTGGGCAACATGGCCACCACGCTGTGGGTGGTGCCCGAGAAGATCCGGGAGCGGGCCAAGGAGCGGTACCGCCTCCAGAGCATGGGCAAATCGATGAAGCTGCGCAAGGAGATGAAG AACAGTGCCAGTGATTTGGATATATCCAGTGGATCGAAACTTTCGCCGACTGGGGTTACGACTACTTCCATTGCGACTGCGACGCAAACACCCGCCGATAAGAAGgaaatttaa
- the LOC119557773 gene encoding uncharacterized protein LOC119557773 codes for MPRRSKVEFRTPKKGKKKRRRNSKRFDSAPVPVGQEIKEVVQEDTSSELILSWAPISERWPDEFCLEGVVLNFGIQGNIEPIHMKSDAELMPPPKSWIVPKARMKALAY; via the exons ATGCCACGTCGGTCGAAAGTCGAATTTCGTACTCCCAAGAAGGGCAAGAAGAAGCGCAGAAGGAATTCCAAGCGTTTTGACAG tgCCCCAGTGCCTGTAGGTCAAGAAATAAAAGAAGTCGTGCAAGAAGACACCTCCTCGGAACTTATTTTGTCCTG GGCCCCGATTTCAGAACGATGGCCAGACGAGTTTTGTCTTGAGGGTGTCGTATTAAATTTTGGTATCCAGGGGAACATCGAACCCATCCACATGAAATCCGACGCGGAGCTCATGCCTCCACCAAAATCATGGATTGTACCCAAGGCCCGAATGAAAGCTTTggcatattaa